The nucleotide sequence CTGAGGTGCACCTCTCGGGACCGGAGGTGAGAACGTTGGTGTGGTACTTTTTGTCCAGAAATATCGAGGCAAGAGTGTCTCAGTCGGTGTTGGATAAGAAGTTGGCCGGTTTGGCGTTTTTATTCAAGTGGCAGGGGTTGCCAGACTTTACAAAGGATTTCTGGGTGCGCCAGGCTCTGAAAGGGTACAGGAAGCAAGGGCGGCGGCTGGACACACGCCGCCCTGTGTCTTTCGACATTTTGAAAGGGTTGATGGATAGGATGGGCACGGTGGGTTCGTCCGTTTTTGAAGTTACATTGTTTCGCGCGGCATTCGCGCTGGCATTTTTCGGGGCTTTTAGAATAGGCGAGCTGGTGAGCCCGTCGAAAATCGTCCAAGGGGGCATGGGGGCATCGGACGTTAGTTGGGCCCCGGAGGGGGTCACGTTGTGGCTCAGAAGGTCCAAAACGGACCAGAGTGGCAAGGGCAGAGCGGTCCAGGTGTTCCCGATCGAAGGATCGGAACTTTGCCCAGTGGGGCTGGTCCGGAAATATCTGGACATCCGCCCGGCGGTTGGGGGCACCTTTTTGGTACACGAAACTGGGGCCCCGCTGTCGAGATATCAGTTTGTGGCGGTGTTTAGGAAGTGTCTGGGGGAATTGGGCCTGGTTGCAAGggagttctcggctcattcatttagGATTGGGGCTGCTACGGAGGCGGCAAGGAATGGACTAGGGGAGGACGCAATAAAGAGGATAGGAAGGTGGGAATCGAGGAGGTTTCGTTCATATGTTAGGCCGCAGCTGGTGGCAAATTTGCGTTGAGGGATTGGGAGTTGTTGTTGGGATAAGGGGAAATGAGTTAGATGACTGTTTTGAAACGTGGGTGTCGCTGTATTGGGGGATGTGTTAGTTATTTGTTGTTGCTTACTGTCTTTCAGGTACTGGACCTTTGTTGGTCTGGATTTTGGGCCACTCTTACGTGGTTCGGGGGGAAAAACGGGCGGAGGCGCGCCCGACCGGTCGGCAACTGGGGATTTCGAGACAGGAGGCGAGGGTACGGTGGTTGGGGGTCCCCGGGATGTTATGGAGCAGAGTTGTGCCGGAGGTACACAAATGGGCACGTTTGGACAGACCTCCGGATGTGCTAGTGATTCATGCTGGGGGCAATGATCTTGGGGTGAGATCTATGCTGGAGATAGCGCGGGATATTAAATTCGACTTTCAGCGGCTCCGGTTGTCTTTCCCGGAGACGGTAGTGGTGTGGTCGGACATGGTGGCTAGGACATCGTGGAGGATGGCGAGGTCGGTAGACGCGGTGAATCGTGCGCGCAGGAAGCTGAACAGGAATGTGGGGCGTTTTGTGCTAAGGAACGGGGGGCTGGTGGTTCGGCACCCGGAATTGGAGGTTGACCCTTGGCGTTACCTCAGGAGTGATGGTGTTCACCTCACggacgtggggattgacatgtgggcTTTGCgcctagaggagggggtacaacaagcaatgagggtgtggaggtgcgcccGAAGGTAAGGTGTTACCttcgggtgctggtggcgggtgtttttcggactttgcaggagaagatattaccccaaagatggacaccagtacccagtggtggatggtttctgaaggggtttctagttcccagtctactaatgtagctggaaggttggtgaattgggggcactgcggtcaacggtcgtctttgagccagtttcggcttgaggcctatgaccagaggttaggacaccgcagtaCCAAATAAAGAGTTACAAGGTTAAAAAGTTAAAGTGTGAATAAGTTTAGTGGTTagtgggtcctgcaaagtccaacaccatttaggagaggtattatctcaggaattttacgtgtttgttgttatgttattggttatttattatttaaagagtatttaaaataaaggaggctgctacggccagtttttactccaacattaagtggtggtctcattatttattaagggttaatgtgggggtattaactgtaaaaggggtcttagcggtcagggtgtattctggtataccatagtcatgcaTTCAGCTGTTTATCTTCTGGAAGGCTCCTTTAAATGAGGTCTTAGATAACCTCATCTGGAAAAAAACgtgctttaatttaaaaaaaaaccactggTTTCCTTTAAGAAGCTCCTACACACAGGTGTTTGTTAGCGAAGGCTTTTTAGTCCTCTGCAGTTGCTAAGTACTCGTGTTCTGTAATTGAGTTTTCATGAGTGTGATTGCTTTGAGTATGCAAGCAAAGGCTGAACGCTGATTTTGGAAGCAGGAAAGAAAAgcggcgcgcggggggggggggtaaaatcaCAGGTACAAACACAGGACATTGAATGCACGATATGAAAAGCAAAATACCGCGGCGCTGAAGAAACCctggaggaaaaatattttttttctaaaaaaagacACCTGTTACGATAGGAAATTGAGGCAGCTGTTGCTTCTTAAAATTCCAATTGCCTGGCTGTCAGGCTAATCCAGtagactttttattatttttgacactatattgtcaaaagtattgggacacctgcctttacctgcaggtacggcggcgcatctttgaggcggcgtagcgtatcctatttacgctacgccgccttaattcagagaggcaagtgctgtattctcaaagcacttgcctcctaagttacggcggcgtagcgaaaatggggccggcgtaagcgcgcgtaattcaaatgaggggggcgtgttttatttaaatgaatggtgacccgacgtgattgacgtttttttacgaaaggcgcatgcgccgtccgtgtacatatcccagtgtgcattgcggcaaagtacgccgcaaggacgtattggtttcgacgtgaacgtaaattacgtccagccccattcacggacgacttacgcaaacgacgtaaaatgtcaaaatttcgacgcgggaacgacggccatacttaacattggctacgccacctagggggcagctttatctttacgccggcatacctcttacggaaacggcgtatctttactgcgacgggcaagcgtacattcgtgaattggcgtatctactcatttgcatattctacgccgaactcaacggaagcgtcatctagcggccagcggaaatattgcaccctaagatacgacggcgcaggccgtcgtatcttaggtaggtttaagtgtatctcagtttgagcatacacttaaacatacgacgggcttagattctgagttacgtcggtgtatctactgatacgccggcgtaactctttgtgaatctggccctcgaaCTTTaaagacatcccagtcttagtctgtagggttcagtattgagttggcccaccctttgcagcaataacagcttcaactcttctgggaaggccgtccacaaggtttaggagtgtgtctatgggaatgtttgaccattcttccagaagcgcatttatgaggtcaggcattgatgttggacgagaaggcctggctcgcagtctccactctaactcCCAAATCATCCcaatatcaggttgaggtcaggactctgtgcaggccagtcaagttcctccaccccaaactcgctcatccatgtctttatggattttgctttgtgcactggtatgcagtcatgttggaacaggaaggggccgtccccaaactggtcccacaaagttgggagcatgaaattgtccaaaatgtcttggtatactgacaccttaagagttccttcactggaactaagggtccaacccctgaaaacaaccccacaccataatcccccctccaccaaatgatttggaccagtgaacAAAGTAAAACAAGgaatttcttcagtttaggccgatatgtattcttgtacatatttctgGTCAAATAAATCGcatataagcgtatattgattggttggcgcaaaagtcatagcgtctacaaaataggggatagatttatggcatttttatttattattattttttactagtagtggcggcgatctgtgatttttagcagcaCTGCGACATTGtgatggacagatcggacacttttgacaaaccattgggaccattgacatttataaagcaatcagagctaaaaaaatgcactgataaatgacactggcagagaaggggttaacgccagggggtgatcaagggttaaatgtgttccctgataggtgtttctaactgtgagaaGATGTGACTtactagaggaggagccagattgCAGTTCCTGCttagtaggaacagacgatctctctctcccctctcctgacaTAATAGGGATTtatgtgtttacaaacacacatCCCCGTTCCGGCTCTCGTGCCCACGGGCCACGGGCATCGTGTCCCCCGCCATGCAGCGCATGTGCCTGCTAGAGCTGTTTAaagggccgacgtacagctacggcgattcgcgggaacgtgccgacctgccgccgtataattgaaaaagctgaagttagaagctgattggtttctgtgcagaattgtgactaattttgtcctctctagctttagtaaataaacccctaagtgacactttagacacttttttgggaacaagTGACACTAATatcgtgatcagtgctaaaaatatgcactgtcactgtaagaatgacactggcagggaaagggttaacatcaggggtgataaaagggttaaatgtgtccctgtactatgggaaggcagagatctgtgttcctgccttGCTTTCCCTTCTCACAGAACGTCAATCTGCCCTGTTAACATCGGGTAGGTCCCGTGGACATTGAATCCGCCGGACCCGCTGTTGGCTCAAATTCGGTCCAATCACGGCAGGATCGGGTCGTTAGTGTCCCACGTACGTGCCCTAGACCTAGTGGTGcagaatcacgtacaggtacgtgattctgcactGGAGAGCCGCCTGGCCCCCGTATATGCACAGTATactgtcagcaagtggttaaaggacttttttatttttttaaaactttattttatttttatattgctaTCTGAAGGGGACGTCTAAGGGCCTTACATAATATAATAGTGCAGGTGACCGGTTCTTTTTAAGGTAACTTCTAATATCACCTCTGCACTCTGTTGAAGATGATCAGGCATAGTCTGTGCTTGATCAGCATCTTCCCAGGCACAGCACAGATGGAAAATGGACTGCTCTGAACACTGAGGCACTCAGAGCTGAACACTTCCGGAGCCATTCTTCATGGTGTGATCAGCAAATGAATGTTcgaagtggcggctggtggtatattgtTGGGGGGGGAGGCAATCCGTTCAACGACCAACCCCCTGGCAGTCGGGTCTCCTTCACCCACCCCCCGGTCGGTTAATCGATTGATCACCCATTTAGGTTGCAGGCTTCCTCTGGGTGGCAGCTTCACCCTGCTTCACGGCAGCGCGGCTTCCACatgtgtcttctcccttctcggcggccaataggatcgcttctcgtctcggccaattgggtctcaggacctgctttcTGAGCCGGCCGGGAggtgaatcaggaagacaatagcaaatattaattcactattgtcacacaagtgggtgggctcggggcgcagtgccCCGAGCCagcccttttttaaccacttaaggaccccttcacgccgatatacgtcggcagaatggcacggctgggcacaacaacgtacctgtacgttgccctttaagcccagccgtggggtcgcgcgtgcacgtgacccggtccgaagctctgtgaccacggccgcggaactcgcggacccgatcgccgctggagtcgatcgtcgatcggtccccagagctgaagaacggggagagctgtgtgtaaacacagcttccccgttcttcactgtggcggcgtcattgatcgtgtgttcccttttatagggaaacacaatcaatgacgtcacacttacggccacacccccctacagttagaaacagagatgaggtcacacttaaccccttcagcgccccctagtggttaactcccaaactgcaattgtaattttcacagtaaacaatgcatttttaatgcattttttgctgtgaaaataacaatggtcccaaaaatgtgtcagaattgtccgatgtgtccgccataatgtcgcagtcacaaaaaaaaatcgctgatcgccgccattagtagtaaaaaataaataattaataaaaatgcaataaaactatcccctattttgtaaacgctatacattttgcgcaaaccaatcgataaacgcttattgcaatttgttttaccaaaaataggtagaagaatacgtatcggcctaaactgaggaaacatttttttttttatatatatatttttgggggatatttattatagcaaaaagttaaaaatattgcatttttttcaaaattgtcgctctatttttgtttatagcgcaaaaaataaaaaccgcagaggtgatcaaataccagcaaaagaaagctctatctgtggggaaaaaaaggacgccaattttgtttgggagccacgtcgcacgaccgtgcaattgtcagttaaagcgacgcagtgccgaatcgcaaaaactggccaggtcctttagctgcctaaagttccgggtcttaagtggttaaagccaattagagcctcaagctctaatcacatgcttctaaaaaactaaaaaacaaatcccccattggaatccatgcgtccggcgccctgcatgtaaatTTGGGGCCTGGGAGCATGGTGTGGGGGGGTGGTGCCCCTGGGCCTTGTATGCACCCCTGTGCCACCGCTGTTCGCTAATCTCCCCATAGTGACCCCCAGCATGGAAGTCCCAAGCCCCCAGGAGGGACAGGTGATCCCTGGATATATGTTGGGGGGGGTCACATTCCTCCACATGTGGGAGAAATTAGATAGCTACTTCTACTACATCACACAACTAATATATCACCCAGGCGACTATAGTTTTTAGAAAAATTGGCAATGgcagcccctccccccacttctcccaTAACAGGATTACTTTACAACAAGGCCCGGCACAGACAACAAATTATTCCGGGTGTCTGCTTTTGGAGATCGTCTAATAGCCTTCCCTGTTCCAGATACGGAGCCACAAAATTGTCAATAGGTTATATTTAGAACGGCTCCGCCATTAGGAACTACGGCAAAGTTGTTGTTCAGACCGAGAATCTTCTTTAACCGTTTGCTTCCAACCCCGAATTGAGGGGAAAATAACAAACGCAGAGGCGCATTATGGTAAAACAATTAAGAAAcgtaggaggaaaaaaaaaaaaaaaaagtgggtacaTCATGTATGCAATTATGCATAAACTAATCATAGCACAATAACTAATCATTAGTTGCTAATTATCAAGTAACAGATTATAGATGTCTGCCAGGGGAGCTGGATAAACAGGGTTCGGAGACATTCCAAAACGCGTTGCCTGTTGTCACTTACTATACCGCTTATTTTCTCATTATTACAATGGCTGTTTTTGTTTGTGCccttgccagaaaaaaaaaatcctgatgttTACATGCAGGTGGTTTGCACGTTTCTCTTTCCTGATAGGTTCCAGGTTACAAATAGGCTATTTTTATTCAAACGGTAACAGTAGAAGTCTATTGTGACAGTAACACGGAACGCGATTAAAGGGAAACTACAGCGCTGCTACGTTGGGCAATTATTTTCAGCTGTAAATTCTTAAATTTCTTTATTATGCACAAAACATACtggtatatatataccgtatttatcggcgtatatcgcgcacttttttccccttaaaataaggggaaaatcgtgggtgcgcgatatacgccaatagccgcttcccgcgctcagtttgaatggagccgctgacatataccgagtgcagtacactcgggtacattcggccaggctcggcttcgctcgtgctcacgcataaacgtcacagagcgtgagcacgagcgaagccgagccttgcccaatgtacccgagtgtactacactcggtatatgtcggcggaggcgttcgaactgagcggggactcgacttgaggcgcgcgctggagaagccgggaggacaccaccgaggccgcagacggacgccggaccggacgatggacgctgggcaagacaccaaaactgtaagtaataaaatcttataacatttttttttacaggaattttggggcaactttaggggtgcacgctatacgcgggagcacgctataccccaataaatacggtatataaaaataaataaatattttggggcagattcacagagcaagtacgccggcgtatctactgatactccggcgtactttcaaatttcccgcgtcgtatttttagtttgaatcctcaaacaaagaacaaagatacgacggcatctgggtaagatccgacaggcgtacggcttcgtacgccttcggatcttagatgcaatacttcggcgcccgctgggtggagtttgcgtcgttttcagcgtcgggtatgcaaatgagctttttccgacgatccacaaacgtacgcgcggtcgccgcattctcttatgtcgtctctagtcggcttttcccggcgtatagttaaagctgctattttgtggcgtatagatagacttgccatgttaaagtatggccgtcgttcccgcgtcgaattttgaattttttttttttgcgtaagtcgtccttgaatagggatggacgtaagtcacgtcgaagttcaaaaaattacgtcgttgcgacgtcatttcgcgcaaagcacggcgggaaattttgaaacggagcatgcgcagttcaatcagcgcggggacgcgcgtcatttaaatgaatcactaccctacccgccgatttgaattacgcgccgagagatacactacgccgccgtaacttacggcgcaaaatcttcctggattcgacttagagccaggtaagatacggcggcatagcgtatctatgATCCGCTGCGCCGTTCtaaatctttgtgaatctgcccctttagtTTTATCTTGTACATATAACTAAATATATTATAGATATTTCTTTAATccctaggtgtgcgcagcctattgcattagggtggtgTGCACCcctaagctcaaacacacgtgccTTTCCCTGCAGACTCAGCTGCACTGTACAATGAATGAGTGGGAAGTGCTCTGTACTGagcggcttatgccgcgtactcccgatcggtcaaaccgatgagaacggtctgatggaccgttttcatcggaccaagctgatcgtgtgtgggccccatcgtttatttatcctcaggttaaaaaaaagccaacttgttttaaatttaaccgatggattcctaaccgataggaaaaaaacgatcgttagtaggcacgaccatcggttaaaaatgcacgcatgctcagaatcaagtcgacgcatgcttggaagcattgaacttcgtttttttcagcacgtcgttgtgtttttcgtcaccgcgttctgacacgatcgtttttttaactgatggtgtgtaggcacgactgaccatcagtcagcttcatcggttaaccgttgaaaacggtccgtcggtccgttctcatcggatggaccgatcgtgtgtcaacgcggcattactgttcattcacaaactgaagcatagtaaacagtttactatgattcagttatgaatgaacacagtgagtaagTGTGTTCActtaaaggtgggggggggggtcagacaaaaaaaaacatgggggggttggtgggGTGTTGAGGCGCGAGTTTCAAAAGGTGCGGGGTAAACCGGGCACCTGAGGacctgtaatgcctgtacccctctgatggcggccctgctgcagccaggggggggggggggggagggaagccagcagcactgcaggtCCAACATGGGGGGAAGCCCAGGCAGTAGGGGCAATCGGCACTGGACActgggattagggtgtgcccaggcacacctgacaCCCCCCCTGCACACTCATATGAATACATATAATTTATATACTGTAACTAataaactacagcgctactaaatccaaaatacaccacacaattaataaatacatgtaaaaagctgcagtatgtgaaaaaggttaccaaccaaacaacaaaatgtgaaaaatataaacatatgtgctaaaaacaactaatttatgtgatagcttactaagatcaatccaattgtgataa is from Rana temporaria chromosome 9, aRanTem1.1, whole genome shotgun sequence and encodes:
- the LOC120913156 gene encoding uncharacterized protein LOC120913156 isoform X2; translated protein: MGSCPVRRRRSCPGRCLQRGSPDDRLMGLLPRSPWDRFRELVPEAEERGVPCPEWLWQIPLESSPPGLKNRYWTFVGLDFGPLLRGSGGKTGGGAPDRSATGDFETGGEGTVVGGPRDVMEQSCAGGTQMGTFGQTSGCASDSCWGQ